The genomic interval CTCAAGAAGTACTGGACATTTACAGCTACATTCAGATTGACGATACCATTACGCGGTTAACGGAGCTTCAGGGAATGCTCGAAAAGTTAAAGGACACTCCTCTGCCACGTCCCTATGACTACTATACCCGAGCTTTTTTGGCCGTGTTTATCTTGTTTTTCCCCTTCGGCATGATCGACACCTTCTGGAAGTTGAACCTGCCCTTGCTCATTGTTCCTGTAACCATGGTTGTCGGATGGATCTTCTATCAGATCTACGTGTTCGGGACCGTGATGTCTCAGCCCTTCAATTTCAAGACGGACGTTCCCATGGACTTCATTACTCGGAATATCGAAATCGACCTCAAAGAAATCATCGGAGAACAGGCTCCTGAAGCCCTGTCTTCACAAAGAGGATACTTGCACTAAGACTTTGAACTTTCTAACTGTGATGAGGTAGAGCTTCCATCCATCCAAATAAAGACTGAACGGTACCCGATGCTCAAGACGACGGGTCCAACGAATAGGCCGAGGATGCCGTGGAGGGCCAACCCTCCAAGTGCACCAATAAGAATGACAAGCATGGGTGTTTCAAGCCCTCGTCCAAGAAGAATGGGCTTTAAGATATTGTCGATAAGACCGATTGCCGCGATGTAAATCGCAAAAATGATCGCTGGAGTCGTGTCCATATAACTGAATCCATAGATGATGATTGGAATGGTCACAATCATGACGGGAAGCTGCACAATGGCCGCTATAAGAATCAGGACTGCCCAGACACCCGCGGCAGGGAAGTTGGCAATAGCAAGTCCCACAAACGCGAGCGCCGCTTGAATGAGAGCAATGAGGAGTATTCCTTTTACGACGCTCAGAATGGTATCCCGACTCTGAGAGATGTACTCGTGGCCTCGATCTCCAATTAAGCGGTTCGCAAAACGTTCTAAGAAGGTATAAATGGACTCTCCATGGACCATGAGGCCACCGGCAATGATTACGGCAATGATGGAGATGATTAAATCGCCCATGACTCCAATAATGCTCTTCAGTAACCAGCCCCCTACGTTTGTAATTGGCTCTCTGTAGTGTTCCAGAAAGGCTTCAAAATTGGTATCCGCTTCCATCCACAATCCGTAGAGCTGATTTCCAACGACAGGCAAATCGGCGATGGCTTGATCAGGGTCCGGAATATTGAACTGTTCGGTATCGAGTTCTCGCTTCAATTCCTTGGCGGTCTTGGTCAAAGAATGTCCGATTTGAATACTCGGAATCACAAATAAGGCCACCAAAATGACAATCATGACGGCCGAGGTGAGTACCCTACGACCTCTCAACAAATTCGATAAGCCCTTGTACACCGGATAAAGGGACACAGCGATGATGGAAGCCCAGATCAACATGACCAAAAATGGTCGAGCAATCATAAAACACCAGTAAATAATGAGGGTAGCCAGGGCCAGGCGGAAGTACACGTCGAGTGGCCGATTGGAGGGTTCTTGAGCCATAGGTTTGGGTTCTAAGTGCATACAATTTAGGCTTTTCGCTTTGACCGCTCAGAATTCTGTGCTTCGAATTCTCTATTTTAGAGGCTGAACCCAACCCCATTTCCTTTGAAGAATCTCTTCTTCTTGATGACTCTCGTGTGCAGTTTCGCGCTATCAGCGCAAACGGCAACCTCTGACTCAACAGTCGTCATTCCGAAAATCGAGCTTTCCCAAATCTCGAGTGCCCGCGTAGAACTGATCGAGTATTTCCGATCAGATGTTCAACCCCTGCTTCAGGATTCTTTGATGGATCAGCGAAGAGCAAACCTAGACACGCTTCGGATGCGCATTGATTCTTTGA from Cryomorphaceae bacterium carries:
- a CDS encoding AI-2E family transporter produces the protein MAQEPSNRPLDVYFRLALATLIIYWCFMIARPFLVMLIWASIIAVSLYPVYKGLSNLLRGRRVLTSAVMIVILVALFVIPSIQIGHSLTKTAKELKRELDTEQFNIPDPDQAIADLPVVGNQLYGLWMEADTNFEAFLEHYREPITNVGGWLLKSIIGVMGDLIISIIAVIIAGGLMVHGESIYTFLERFANRLIGDRGHEYISQSRDTILSVVKGILLIALIQAALAFVGLAIANFPAAGVWAVLILIAAIVQLPVMIVTIPIIIYGFSYMDTTPAIIFAIYIAAIGLIDNILKPILLGRGLETPMLVILIGALGGLALHGILGLFVGPVVLSIGYRSVFIWMDGSSTSSQLESSKS